Proteins from a single region of Thamnophis elegans isolate rThaEle1 chromosome 17, rThaEle1.pri, whole genome shotgun sequence:
- the LOC116519758 gene encoding LOW QUALITY PROTEIN: protoporphyrinogen oxidase-like (The sequence of the model RefSeq protein was modified relative to this genomic sequence to represent the inferred CDS: inserted 1 base in 1 codon) — protein MQLRVAVLGGGVTGLAACYYLARSSLASKVILLEGSHRLGGWIHSTQTEDGAVFEHGPRGIRPAGLVGKNTLLMVSELGLEADILPVPGDHPASKNRYLYVGGSLHKLPSGIKGIFQTVPPFSRPFVWSGLKELWASRGTEPDETIHAFVARRFGQEMADITIDSLCRGVFAGDSRALSVRSCFPTLFLAERKHGSVMLGMILAKKEASTADCQLIRQAQEGRWSQWSLRGGLETLPQXLASFSRERGVEIHCNAPVKRLDRTASGSWQIVLQDGIVEADHVISALPARALADLLPAGFEPLIQDLLAIRAVSVAVVNLQYENAQLPVTGFGHLVPSFEDGPLLGIVYDSVAFPQQDGSKDSTTRLTVMLGGAWFTSHLGDPDTIPHSELLSRAQAAVKKHLGISAEPLRSIVKVHKSCIPQYSLGHWKHMESATSQLKQHNLPLSLVGASYAGVSVNDCIFSAQTAVAHLAGGIS, from the exons ATGCAGCTGCGAGTGGCTGTCCTGGGTGGAGGGGTGACGGGTCTCGCAGCTTGTTATTATCTTGCTAGAAGCTCGCTAGCATCTAAG GTCATCCTTTTGGAGGGCAGCCACCGGTTGGGGGGCTGGATTCATTCCACCCAGACGGAAGATGGGGCTGTTTTCGAACACGGTCCCCGAGGGATCCGACCTGCTGGACTTGTAGGGAAAAACACCCTTCTGATG GTTTCAGAACTGGGCTTAGAAGCCGACATTCTCCCCGTTCCAGGAGACCATCCAGCTTCGAAAAACCGCTACCTCTACGTCGGAGGTTCCCTTCACAAACTCCCTTCCGGCATTAA GGGCATTTTCCAGACAGTGCCTCCGTTCTCCAGGCCTTTTGTCTGGAGTGGGTTGAAGGAACTCTGGGCTTCTCGTGGAACGGAGCCGGACGAGACCATCCATGCTTTCGTGGCCCGTCGTTTTGGCCAGGAG ATGGCTGATATAACTATAGATAGCCTCTGTAGGGGAGTCTTCGCGGGCGATTCCCGAGCCTTGAGCGTCCGCTCCTGTTTTCCGACGTTATTCCTAGCGGAGCGGAAACACGGTTCCGTTATGCTGGGCATGATCCTTGCCAAAA aAGAAGCTTCCACAGCGGATTGCCAGCTGATCCGCCAGGCCCAGGAAGGACGCTGGAGCCAGTGGTCCCTGCGTGGCGGACTGGAGACCCTTCCCC GTTTAGCTTCCTTCTCAAGAGAGCGAGGGGTCGAAATCCACTGCAACGCCCCCGTGAAACGGCTGGACAGAACGGCCTCCGGGTCCTGGCAG ATTGTGCTGCAGGATGGAATCGTAGAGGCTGATCATGTGATCAGCGCTTTGCCCGCCAGAG CTCTGGCCGATTTGCTCCCTGCTGGATTCGAACCCCTTATCCAAGACCTGCTGGCTATCCGAGCTGTTTCCGTAGCGGTGGTGAATCTACAGTACGAAAACGCACAACTTCCCGTCACG ggaTTCGGCCACTTGGTGCCTTCGTTTGAGGATGGCCCCTTGTTGGGCATCGTTTACGACTCGGTGGCATTCCCCCAGCAGGATGGTAGCAAAGACTCTACCACTCGACTGACG GTGATGCTTGGCGGCGCCTGGTTTACATCCCACCTGGGTGACCCGGACACCATTCCTCACAGCGAGTTGTTAAGCAGAGCTCAGGCGGCTGTGAAGAAGCACCTCGGCATCTCCGCGGAGCCTCTTCGCTCCATCGTTAAAGTCCATAAG TCCTGCATCCCTCAGTACTCGCTCGGCCACTGGAAACACATGG aAAGTGCTACTTCCCAATTGAAGCAACACAATCTGCCCCTTAGCCTGGTGGGCGCTTCTTATGCCGGGGTTTCCGTCAACGATTGCATCTTCAGCGCCCAGACAGCGGTGGCTCACCTCGCGGGCGGCATCTCCTGA